The following coding sequences are from one Prochlorococcus sp. MIT 0604 window:
- the crtL gene encoding lycopene beta cyclase: MEILDILILGSGPAALCLASELAKQDLNIKGISTKSPNEKWENTYGIWASELEELGLESLLSHRWCKTVSFFGDGENKKGDTPTKHNYDYGLINQEAFQNELLKKCKGIEWLNETAKDIKEINKLSEVICFSGLKIKARLVIDASGHKSNFVKRPVQNEIAQQAAYGIVGKFSSPPVNKEQFVLMDFRPNHLNIEEKLSSPSFLYAMDLGNDTFFVEETSLASYPALSQENLKKRLYKRLNSKGIKVSEIFHEENCLFPMNLPLPFKKQFVLGFGGSASMVHPASGYMVGSLLRRAPLLAQKLAIFLKKPHLSSLDLASKGWKILWPYELTQRHKLYQYGLRRLMSFDESRLRSFFSNFFRLSTNEWVGFLTNTLPLPKLIYVMSKMFINSPLKVKLGMLKLN; this comes from the coding sequence ATGGAAATACTGGATATTTTAATTTTAGGTTCAGGTCCTGCAGCATTATGTTTAGCTTCAGAATTAGCCAAGCAAGATCTTAATATTAAGGGAATATCGACAAAATCTCCAAATGAAAAATGGGAGAATACATATGGTATCTGGGCATCTGAATTAGAAGAATTAGGATTAGAGTCCTTGTTATCTCACCGATGGTGTAAAACAGTAAGTTTTTTTGGAGATGGAGAAAATAAAAAAGGGGATACTCCGACAAAACACAACTACGATTATGGCTTAATAAATCAAGAAGCTTTTCAAAATGAGCTTTTAAAAAAATGTAAAGGGATTGAATGGTTGAATGAGACAGCAAAAGATATTAAGGAAATCAATAAACTATCTGAGGTAATTTGTTTTTCAGGTCTTAAAATAAAGGCAAGATTAGTTATTGACGCAAGTGGTCATAAAAGTAATTTTGTAAAAAGACCAGTTCAAAATGAAATCGCTCAACAAGCTGCTTACGGAATTGTAGGTAAATTTTCATCACCACCTGTTAATAAAGAACAATTTGTTCTAATGGATTTTCGTCCAAATCATTTAAACATTGAAGAAAAGTTATCTTCTCCTTCATTTCTTTATGCAATGGATCTTGGCAACGACACTTTTTTTGTTGAAGAAACATCATTAGCTAGTTATCCTGCATTATCCCAAGAAAATCTTAAAAAAAGACTTTATAAAAGACTTAATAGTAAGGGTATTAAGGTTAGTGAAATTTTTCATGAAGAGAATTGCCTTTTCCCTATGAATTTACCTCTCCCATTTAAAAAACAATTTGTACTTGGTTTCGGAGGGTCTGCAAGTATGGTTCATCCTGCATCAGGATACATGGTTGGATCTTTGTTAAGAAGGGCTCCACTCCTTGCACAAAAATTAGCAATCTTTTTAAAAAAACCTCACCTAAGTTCACTAGATTTAGCTTCAAAAGGTTGGAAAATCCTATGGCCTTACGAGTTAACACAAAGGCATAAACTTTACCAATACGGTCTCAGAAGATTGATGAGTTTTGACGAAAGTAGATTAAGAAGCTTTTTCTCAAATTTCTTTAGATTATCAACCAATGAATGGGTAGGTTTTCTTACTAATACACTTCCACTTCCAAAACTAATTTACGTGATGAGTAAGATGTTTATAAATTCACCTCTAAAAGTAAAACTAGGAATGCTCAAGTTAAATTAG
- a CDS encoding glycoside hydrolase family 57 protein → MNGQYTPPNVLGQLAIVLHAHLPYVRKNEKNSLEEDWLFQAILECYIPLLQSIESSKNENPENTKLTISLSPTLLSLLNNKQIKETFPSWIKTRNDFLNELPLEEKNASAFLMKNLNDKYLYWQNCSGDLIEKFRVLNNSGNLDILTCAATHGYLPILRENPETVKGQINTAIMNHENIFGTKPLGIWLPECAYYENLDEILFNSGIRYTILDGHGILNSTPRPRYGVYAPICSKKGVAFFGRDSESTLPVWSAKDGFPGDKVYREFHKDLGWELPISKLQKKGISTKRPLGLKFHKITDESISLGEKEFYLENEAKNKAAEHADAYLLARSKQLEKLTLSSSFKPLLVAPFDAELFGHWWYEGPFFIENILKNSSKYSIKLTNLKEFLLQKPNIQICDPSPSSWGQGGYHNYWINDANAWIVPEITKAGSTFVDLCLENFDNDLSLRLFKQAARELLLSESSDWSFILRAGTTTELAKERIERHLFRFWKLVEMIKDHSNINLKFIEDIEEEDKVFPIINIDDWRK, encoded by the coding sequence ATGAATGGGCAATACACTCCCCCAAATGTTTTAGGTCAGTTAGCGATAGTTTTACATGCTCATCTACCTTATGTCAGAAAAAATGAAAAAAACTCCTTAGAAGAGGATTGGTTGTTTCAGGCGATTTTAGAATGTTATATACCACTACTTCAATCAATAGAATCTTCCAAAAATGAAAATCCTGAAAATACAAAACTTACTATCAGTCTATCTCCAACATTATTATCACTTCTAAATAATAAACAAATTAAAGAAACTTTCCCAAGCTGGATTAAAACAAGAAATGATTTCTTAAACGAACTGCCGCTAGAAGAAAAAAATGCCTCAGCATTTTTAATGAAAAATCTTAATGACAAATACTTATATTGGCAAAACTGCTCTGGAGATTTAATTGAGAAGTTTAGGGTTTTAAATAACTCTGGAAATTTGGATATCCTTACTTGTGCAGCTACTCACGGATATTTGCCAATTCTTAGGGAGAATCCTGAAACTGTTAAAGGACAAATCAATACAGCCATTATGAACCATGAAAATATTTTTGGAACTAAGCCTTTAGGTATTTGGTTACCTGAGTGTGCATATTATGAGAATTTAGACGAAATACTATTTAATTCAGGAATTAGATATACAATCTTAGATGGTCATGGGATTCTAAATTCCACACCAAGACCTAGGTATGGTGTTTACGCACCAATTTGCTCGAAAAAAGGAGTTGCCTTCTTCGGAAGAGATAGCGAGTCAACTTTGCCCGTTTGGTCTGCAAAGGATGGGTTCCCGGGTGATAAAGTTTACAGGGAATTTCATAAAGATTTGGGATGGGAATTACCTATCTCCAAGCTCCAAAAGAAAGGTATTTCAACAAAAAGACCTCTAGGTTTAAAGTTTCATAAGATTACAGATGAAAGCATTTCTTTAGGTGAAAAAGAGTTTTACCTTGAAAATGAAGCCAAAAATAAGGCGGCAGAACATGCTGATGCATATCTTCTAGCGAGATCTAAACAACTAGAAAAATTGACTTTATCCTCATCCTTTAAGCCTTTATTGGTAGCTCCATTTGATGCAGAGTTATTTGGTCATTGGTGGTACGAGGGACCTTTTTTTATTGAAAATATACTAAAGAACTCTAGTAAATATTCAATTAAGCTTACAAATTTAAAAGAATTCTTACTTCAAAAGCCAAATATTCAGATTTGTGATCCATCGCCATCAAGCTGGGGGCAAGGTGGTTACCATAATTATTGGATTAATGATGCAAATGCATGGATCGTTCCAGAAATCACAAAGGCAGGCTCAACATTTGTGGATTTGTGCTTGGAAAATTTTGATAATGATTTATCTCTAAGACTCTTCAAGCAAGCAGCAAGAGAACTACTTCTTTCGGAGTCTTCTGATTGGAGTTTTATTCTAAGAGCTGGAACCACAACTGAACTCGCAAAAGAGAGAATAGAAAGACACTTATTCAGGTTCTGGAAATTGGTTGAAATGATTAAAGATCATTCTAATATTAATTTAAAATTCATTGAAGATATTGAGGAAGAGGATAAAGTCTTCCCAATTATTAATATTGATGATTGGAGAAAATAA
- a CDS encoding 2-isopropylmalate synthase — MSKDPGRILIFDTTLRDGEQSPGASLNLEEKLAIAHQLARLGVDVIEAGFPFASPGDFKAVNKIANAVGKENGPIVCGLARASKGDIKACYEAVSPAPKKRIHTFIATSDIHLKHKLKKSRKDVLQIVPEMVNYAKSLVDDIEFSCEDASRSDPDFLYEVIQLAISAGATTINIPDTVGFSTPSEFGKLISDINKNVPNINEAVISVHGHNDLGLAVANFLEAVKNGARQLECTINGIGERAGNASLEELVMALHVRKSFFNSFFKRNTESPTPLTAIRTEEITKTSRLVSNLTGMTVQPNKAIVGANAFAHESGIHQDGVLKNRLTYEIIDAKTVGLSDNKISLGKLSGRSAVRARLEEMGYDLSREDLNDAFARFKDLADRKREITDRDLEAIVSEQVQLPEAKFQLSLVQVSCGNASKPTATISLLNTEDNTEDTAVSIGTGPVDAVCEALNKLAKVPNELIEFSVKSVTEGIDALGEVTIRIRRDNKIYSGHSADTDVVVAAANAYVNALNRLVFSEKKNSIHPQFDNLENVKSTFLSNRAN; from the coding sequence ATGTCAAAAGATCCTGGAAGAATTTTGATATTTGATACAACTCTTCGAGATGGAGAGCAATCTCCTGGTGCCAGTTTAAATCTTGAAGAAAAACTTGCTATAGCCCATCAATTAGCAAGATTAGGAGTAGATGTTATTGAGGCAGGCTTCCCATTCGCAAGTCCAGGAGATTTTAAAGCTGTTAATAAAATTGCCAATGCTGTAGGGAAAGAAAATGGCCCTATAGTATGTGGTTTGGCTAGAGCGTCAAAAGGCGACATAAAAGCATGTTACGAAGCAGTAAGTCCAGCTCCCAAGAAAAGAATACATACTTTTATTGCTACAAGCGATATCCACCTTAAACATAAACTTAAAAAATCAAGAAAAGATGTTCTTCAAATAGTCCCAGAAATGGTTAACTATGCAAAATCATTAGTTGATGATATCGAGTTTTCTTGTGAAGATGCCTCAAGGAGTGATCCTGATTTTTTATACGAAGTGATTCAACTAGCAATTTCTGCAGGAGCGACAACAATAAATATCCCAGATACTGTTGGATTTTCAACTCCTAGTGAATTTGGCAAACTAATTAGCGATATAAATAAAAATGTTCCAAATATTAATGAGGCAGTAATCTCAGTTCATGGTCATAATGATTTGGGTTTAGCAGTAGCCAATTTTCTAGAGGCAGTGAAAAATGGAGCAAGACAATTAGAATGTACTATTAATGGAATTGGAGAAAGAGCCGGGAATGCCTCTCTAGAAGAATTAGTAATGGCACTGCATGTAAGAAAAAGTTTTTTTAATAGTTTTTTCAAAAGAAATACAGAATCACCAACTCCTCTTACTGCGATAAGAACAGAAGAAATAACAAAAACCTCTAGACTTGTCTCTAACCTAACTGGAATGACTGTACAACCTAATAAAGCAATAGTGGGAGCTAATGCTTTTGCACATGAATCAGGCATTCATCAGGATGGGGTTTTAAAAAATAGACTTACTTATGAAATCATCGATGCAAAAACTGTTGGTTTGAGTGACAACAAAATATCCTTAGGAAAACTTAGCGGAAGAAGTGCAGTAAGAGCAAGATTAGAAGAGATGGGATATGACTTGAGCCGAGAAGATTTAAATGATGCTTTTGCTCGTTTTAAGGATTTAGCTGACAGGAAAAGAGAAATTACAGATAGAGACTTAGAAGCAATTGTTAGTGAACAAGTTCAGCTCCCAGAAGCTAAATTTCAATTAAGTCTTGTACAAGTAAGTTGCGGTAACGCATCTAAACCTACTGCCACCATTTCGCTTCTAAACACGGAAGATAATACCGAGGATACTGCCGTATCAATAGGGACTGGACCAGTTGATGCTGTATGCGAGGCTTTAAATAAATTAGCTAAAGTTCCTAATGAATTAATTGAATTTTCTGTTAAGTCAGTAACAGAAGGAATTGACGCTTTGGGTGAAGTAACAATAAGAATAAGGAGGGATAATAAAATATATTCTGGTCATTCTGCTGATACGGATGTTGTAGTTGCTGCAGCGAATGCTTACGTTAATGCTTTAAATAGGCTTGTTTTTTCCGAGAAAAAAAATTCAATTCACCCACAATTTGATAATTTGGAAAATGTGAAAAGCACATTTCTATCTAATCGCGCAAATTAA
- a CDS encoding HDIG domain-containing metalloprotein has protein sequence MQNITSTLKKLFYLWRRSQVPAKQPIKISRIDNLIIFLLCILISIISSYKLLLSSPLSISDIFSWLLTFIEILISSGILILVSKKENPTISSRQIFLIITLLLAVQATKLALASTLSPLSIIIPPALIISQGMGSITALAWVSIASFSWPDPAVAINNNLFFILLVCASVVSLLGGRIRSRAQLLQLSIFVPIGSFLSQWILIGKDNISLIKNQDFVLANGDIFSDSLLLAIVMLFTILFIPIFESIFGLLTKARLLELADKEKPLIRRLSLEAPGTFEHTLLICGLAEEATRIIGGDIDLIKTGALYHDVGKLHAPNWFIENQDGSKNPHDELDDPIKSAEVLQAHVDEGLKFAKKNRLPKLIANFIPEHQGTLKMGYFFQKAKEKNLDINEYYFRYKGPIPQSKETAILMLADGCEAALRAMNINASDKEALEIISNIIYSRQKDGQLDDSNLSKGEIFLIKRAFLNVWKRIRHRRIQYPTSKNNTFS, from the coding sequence GTGCAAAACATCACATCTACCTTAAAGAAATTGTTTTATCTGTGGAGACGAAGTCAAGTTCCAGCGAAACAACCAATTAAAATTTCAAGAATAGATAATCTCATAATTTTTTTATTATGCATTTTAATTTCAATAATTTCTTCTTATAAATTACTCCTTAGTTCACCTTTAAGTATCTCAGATATTTTTTCTTGGCTTTTGACCTTTATTGAAATACTTATTAGTTCCGGAATTTTGATATTAGTTTCAAAAAAAGAGAATCCCACAATATCTTCTAGACAGATCTTCTTGATCATTACTCTTCTCTTAGCAGTACAAGCTACGAAATTAGCCTTAGCTTCAACCCTAAGTCCATTGTCTATTATAATTCCGCCTGCATTAATAATATCTCAAGGAATGGGAAGCATAACAGCTTTAGCTTGGGTATCAATAGCAAGCTTTAGTTGGCCAGACCCAGCAGTTGCTATTAATAATAATTTATTTTTTATTCTATTAGTTTGCGCTTCAGTAGTATCTCTACTTGGAGGAAGAATAAGAAGTAGAGCTCAGTTACTTCAACTATCAATTTTTGTCCCAATAGGATCGTTTTTGAGTCAATGGATATTGATAGGTAAAGATAATATATCTCTTATTAAGAACCAAGATTTTGTTTTAGCTAATGGGGATATATTTTCTGATTCCTTGTTATTGGCAATAGTAATGCTTTTTACTATTTTATTTATTCCTATTTTTGAATCGATATTTGGATTATTAACTAAAGCAAGATTGCTCGAATTAGCTGATAAGGAGAAACCTTTAATTAGAAGATTGTCTCTTGAAGCTCCCGGTACGTTTGAACATACCTTACTTATATGTGGTTTGGCAGAGGAAGCAACAAGAATCATTGGTGGTGATATTGATCTAATTAAAACTGGAGCTTTATATCATGATGTTGGTAAATTACACGCACCTAATTGGTTTATTGAAAATCAGGATGGTTCAAAGAATCCTCATGACGAATTAGATGATCCGATAAAAAGTGCAGAAGTATTACAGGCTCACGTAGATGAAGGATTGAAATTTGCAAAAAAAAATAGACTACCTAAACTAATAGCTAATTTTATCCCTGAACATCAAGGCACCCTAAAAATGGGATATTTTTTTCAAAAAGCTAAAGAAAAAAATCTTGATATTAATGAATATTACTTTAGATACAAAGGCCCTATTCCCCAGTCAAAAGAAACAGCTATTTTAATGCTTGCAGATGGATGTGAAGCTGCATTAAGAGCTATGAATATTAATGCATCTGATAAAGAAGCTTTGGAAATAATATCTAATATTATCTACTCTCGACAAAAAGATGGGCAATTAGATGATAGTAATTTATCGAAAGGAGAAATTTTTCTAATAAAAAGGGCATTCTTGAATGTGTGGAAAAGAATTAGACATAGAAGAATTCAATATCCAACTAGCAAGAATAATACTTTTTCTTGA
- the folD gene encoding bifunctional methylenetetrahydrofolate dehydrogenase/methenyltetrahydrofolate cyclohydrolase FolD, protein MSLKLDGKKLSLEIEERLNDYISSNKKFTKRAPGLAVIRIGEDPASGVYVNNKEKACSRIGIESFIFHLKERVDQKEVEQLIIKLNSDKDIDGILLQLPIPNKFDEQKLISHINPSKDVDGLNEINIGKLVKNEPAMRSCTPAGIINLLRSQNITIEGKKIVVIGRSLLVGKPLSLMLLNLNGTVTMTHSKTLNLNKVCREADILIAAAGKPNLVDSSFVKDGAVIIDVGIHRLKSSDKNRTRLCGDVLLEDVISKVFAYTPVPGGVGPMTVTMLLVNTIFSWKKQFGLSSTLNDLLP, encoded by the coding sequence ATGTCATTAAAATTAGACGGTAAAAAATTATCTCTTGAAATTGAAGAAAGATTAAATGATTATATTTCTAGTAATAAAAAATTTACAAAAAGAGCTCCCGGTTTAGCTGTAATAAGAATAGGTGAAGACCCTGCAAGTGGTGTTTATGTTAATAACAAAGAAAAAGCATGTTCAAGGATTGGGATAGAGAGCTTTATCTTTCATCTAAAAGAAAGAGTAGATCAAAAAGAAGTTGAACAATTAATAATAAAACTTAATTCTGATAAGGATATTGATGGAATTTTGCTTCAACTTCCCATCCCAAATAAGTTTGATGAGCAAAAACTAATCAGTCATATTAATCCAAGCAAAGATGTAGATGGATTAAATGAGATAAACATAGGCAAATTAGTAAAAAATGAGCCGGCAATGAGATCATGCACTCCAGCAGGAATTATTAATTTATTAAGATCCCAAAATATTACAATTGAAGGTAAGAAAATTGTTGTTATTGGAAGAAGTTTGCTTGTTGGCAAACCCCTATCGCTTATGTTGTTGAATTTAAATGGAACGGTGACAATGACTCATTCAAAAACATTAAATTTGAATAAAGTTTGTAGAGAAGCCGACATACTAATTGCAGCTGCAGGAAAACCCAATCTTGTAGATTCGAGTTTTGTGAAAGATGGAGCAGTAATTATTGATGTTGGCATACATAGATTAAAAAGTTCCGATAAGAATCGAACCAGATTATGTGGAGATGTATTATTAGAAGATGTTATTTCTAAAGTATTTGCTTACACACCTGTACCAGGAGGTGTTGGACCAATGACAGTAACAATGTTACTTGTAAATACTATTTTTAGCTGGAAAAAACAATTTGGTTTATCATCAACTCTTAACGACCTTTTGCCATAG